In a genomic window of Salegentibacter salegens:
- the ggt gene encoding gamma-glutamyltransferase, which produces MKQKFKSLLCLFLAFSFYFPTFAQSGRTPVRAENGMVVTSHYLASEVGKDILARGGNAIDASVATAFTLAVTLPSAGNLGGGGFLVYHGNDGHKTSFNFREKAPMASTLNMFLDEDGKIKDNSNHEGLLSVGVPGTVAGLYKAHQKMGSLPWKELLQPAIELAEKGFESTYNMNWFLNWVKDRKDEKLYAATAQAFLKNGEEIYKPGETWEQPDLAKTLKRIQKNGADGFYKGKTAKLIADFMQTHGGLITKEDLAKYEAEELVPVTGTYRGHEIVAIPPPSSGGVALIEMLNILEGFDIEEAGHNSAASLHLLTEAMRRAYADRALYLGDPNFNPEMPIEQIISKEYAAELREGIEVKRASVSDSTNFNNAHLQYESPQTTHISVVDNKGNAVSLTYTLERSYGSKIVVEGAGFLLNNEMGDFNPIPGYTDTRGLIGTSPNLVAPEKRMLSSMTPTIVAKDGKPLLVIGSPGGRTIINTVLQVIVNTLDHKMNIAEAIESPRIHHQWLPDRTRFEDWGISPDTKRIYEEMGHEVYEAGNQGQAMGIYIDWENELIYGAADSRSYDGKAIGN; this is translated from the coding sequence ATGAAACAAAAGTTTAAATCTTTACTCTGCCTATTTCTAGCTTTCAGTTTTTACTTTCCAACTTTTGCACAATCTGGCCGCACCCCGGTTAGGGCAGAAAATGGAATGGTAGTTACAAGCCATTACCTGGCTTCAGAAGTGGGAAAAGATATTCTTGCCAGGGGTGGGAATGCAATAGATGCCAGCGTAGCTACAGCTTTTACACTCGCGGTTACTTTGCCTTCCGCAGGAAATCTTGGAGGAGGTGGTTTTTTGGTTTATCACGGTAACGATGGCCATAAAACTTCATTTAATTTTCGTGAAAAAGCACCAATGGCGTCCACTCTCAATATGTTTTTAGATGAAGACGGAAAGATTAAAGATAATTCTAATCACGAAGGTTTGCTTTCAGTTGGGGTGCCCGGCACAGTTGCCGGACTTTATAAAGCTCACCAAAAAATGGGAAGTTTGCCCTGGAAAGAACTTTTGCAGCCGGCCATAGAACTTGCTGAAAAGGGTTTTGAATCTACCTATAATATGAATTGGTTTCTTAATTGGGTAAAAGACCGAAAAGATGAAAAACTGTATGCAGCTACTGCACAGGCTTTTCTTAAAAATGGAGAAGAAATTTATAAACCCGGCGAAACCTGGGAACAGCCAGATCTTGCTAAAACTTTAAAACGAATTCAGAAAAATGGCGCCGATGGTTTTTATAAAGGAAAAACCGCCAAATTGATCGCTGATTTTATGCAAACACATGGCGGACTTATAACCAAAGAAGATCTTGCCAAATATGAAGCTGAAGAACTGGTACCTGTTACCGGTACTTATCGCGGTCACGAAATTGTAGCAATACCGCCACCAAGTTCAGGTGGAGTAGCGCTTATAGAAATGCTAAACATTCTGGAAGGTTTTGATATTGAAGAAGCTGGACATAACTCGGCGGCTTCCCTTCATTTACTCACCGAAGCAATGCGAAGAGCTTATGCAGATAGGGCTTTATATTTAGGAGATCCCAATTTTAATCCCGAAATGCCAATAGAACAAATTATATCTAAAGAATACGCCGCTGAACTTAGGGAAGGAATTGAAGTTAAAAGAGCTTCGGTAAGTGATTCTACGAATTTTAATAATGCACATTTACAGTATGAAAGTCCGCAAACCACGCATATTTCGGTTGTAGATAATAAAGGAAATGCGGTTTCCCTGACTTATACTTTAGAAAGAAGTTATGGTTCAAAAATAGTAGTGGAAGGTGCCGGCTTTCTGCTGAATAATGAAATGGGCGATTTTAACCCGATTCCGGGTTATACTGATACCAGAGGGTTAATTGGAACATCACCTAATCTTGTAGCTCCCGAAAAACGAATGTTGTCCAGTATGACGCCAACGATTGTAGCAAAAGATGGAAAACCACTTTTAGTAATTGGTAGTCCTGGCGGAAGGACCATTATTAACACTGTGTTACAGGTGATTGTAAATACTCTAGATCATAAAATGAATATTGCCGAAGCGATTGAATCTCCCAGGATTCACCACCAATGGCTTCCAGACCGCACCCGATTTGAAGATTGGGGGATATCTCCCGACACCAAACGTATTTATGAAGAAATGGGCCACGAAGTTTATGAAGCAGGAAACCAGGGTCAGGCAATGGGAATTTATATAGATTGGGAGAACGAGCTTATTTACGGGGCTGCAGATTCTCGTAGCTATGATGGCAAAGCGATAGGAAATTAA
- the wrbA gene encoding NAD(P)H:quinone oxidoreductase produces the protein MSQPKVAVIFYSATGTNHQLAEWAGEAAKQAGAAEVRVKKIQETAPQQAIDQNEAWKKYVAENKDFPTAELDDLEWADAIIFSTPTRYGNLPSQLQAFFDTTGGLWSSGKLANKIVSGMTSAANPHGGQEATLLSLYKTVMHWGSIIVAPGYTDPCLFEAGGNPYGISVTADGSKPGDNIKKAVTHQVKRTVEMAGKFKS, from the coding sequence ATGAGTCAACCAAAAGTAGCAGTGATATTTTATAGTGCCACAGGGACAAATCACCAATTAGCAGAATGGGCTGGGGAAGCAGCTAAACAAGCAGGAGCGGCAGAAGTGAGAGTTAAAAAAATTCAGGAAACTGCGCCTCAGCAAGCTATAGATCAAAATGAAGCCTGGAAGAAATATGTAGCAGAAAATAAAGATTTTCCAACTGCAGAACTGGATGATCTTGAATGGGCAGATGCTATTATTTTTAGCACCCCAACTCGATATGGAAATCTTCCTTCACAATTACAAGCTTTTTTTGATACCACGGGCGGACTTTGGTCCAGCGGAAAATTAGCTAATAAAATAGTTAGCGGAATGACCAGCGCAGCCAACCCGCACGGAGGGCAGGAAGCAACTTTACTTTCTTTGTATAAAACCGTGATGCACTGGGGGTCTATAATCGTTGCTCCAGGATATACCGATCCTTGTTTGTTTGAAGCTGGAGGGAATCCTTACGGAATAAGTGTTACTGCCGATGGAAGTAAACCCGGAGATAATATTAAAAAAGCAGTAACCCACCAGGTTAAAAGAACGGTTGAAATGGCTGGAAAGTTTAAAAGCTAG
- a CDS encoding HipA family kinase — MQKADLRTVTVTRYITPLREGGSLPALTEADDDFKYVLKFKGAGHGVKALIAELLGSEIARALGFKVPELVFAHLDEAFGRTEGDEEIQDLLQASQGLNLALHFLSGAINFDPVVTEVDKFEASKIVWLDAFITNVDRTFRNTNMLIWHKELWLIDHGASFYFHHSWTNVEEKAKTPFSFIKDHVLLPRATKLQEADEYCRKLITPGKIKEIVSLIPSEWLQWQDTDETEKEIKEVYTQFLTTRLEHSEIFIKEAENARKALI, encoded by the coding sequence ATGCAAAAAGCAGACTTAAGAACGGTTACGGTAACCCGGTATATCACTCCGCTAAGGGAAGGTGGCTCGTTGCCGGCACTCACCGAAGCTGACGATGATTTTAAATATGTACTGAAATTTAAAGGTGCCGGCCACGGTGTAAAAGCTTTAATCGCCGAACTTTTAGGTAGTGAAATTGCCCGTGCTTTAGGTTTTAAAGTACCAGAACTTGTTTTTGCGCATTTAGATGAAGCTTTTGGGAGAACAGAAGGTGATGAGGAAATTCAGGATTTATTACAGGCCAGTCAGGGTTTAAACCTCGCGCTTCACTTTTTATCTGGAGCCATAAATTTTGACCCCGTGGTTACTGAAGTTGATAAGTTTGAAGCTTCAAAAATTGTTTGGCTAGATGCTTTTATAACTAATGTAGATCGCACTTTCAGAAATACCAATATGCTTATTTGGCACAAGGAATTATGGCTCATAGACCACGGTGCTTCCTTTTATTTTCACCACTCGTGGACTAATGTTGAAGAAAAAGCTAAAACGCCCTTCAGCTTTATTAAAGATCACGTTTTACTTCCAAGGGCCACTAAGTTGCAGGAAGCCGATGAGTATTGCAGAAAATTAATTACTCCCGGAAAAATAAAAGAAATTGTATCGCTAATTCCATCTGAATGGTTACAATGGCAAGACACAGATGAAACCGAAAAAGAAATTAAAGAAGTATATACGCAGTTTTTAACAACACGACTCGAGCATTCAGAAATTTTTATAAAAGAAGCAGAAAATGCAAGAAAAGCACTTATATGA
- a CDS encoding DUF3037 domain-containing protein: MQEKHLYEYAVIRLVPKVEREEFLNVGIIVFSKQGKYLKTLFEVDEKRLRVFCKDLDKDDLCNNLDSFKKICDGNKNGGPIAQLDLPSRFRWLTAVRSSIIQTSRPHPGMTNDLDRTLDRLFTELVL; the protein is encoded by the coding sequence ATGCAAGAAAAGCACTTATATGAATATGCTGTAATTAGGCTGGTACCTAAAGTTGAACGAGAAGAATTTCTAAACGTGGGAATTATAGTGTTCAGCAAGCAGGGAAAATACTTAAAAACTTTATTTGAAGTGGATGAAAAGCGGCTACGTGTTTTCTGTAAGGATCTCGACAAAGACGACCTTTGTAATAATCTTGATTCTTTTAAAAAGATATGCGATGGAAATAAAAATGGCGGCCCAATTGCTCAACTGGATTTACCTTCCCGATTTAGATGGCTTACTGCCGTGCGTAGTTCTATAATTCAAACTTCACGTCCACACCCGGGAATGACCAATGATCTCGATAGAACCCTGGATAGGCTTTTTACTGAACTTGTGTTATAA